The following nucleotide sequence is from Zea mays cultivar B73 chromosome 1, Zm-B73-REFERENCE-NAM-5.0, whole genome shotgun sequence.
CATTCAAGCAttccacacattgcattcaatacaagagcaatagacttcactccaagacacaaatcaaagcgatcgatccactcaaagtcccaaattcaactctagcgcattagggcttgtgagaggatcacttgtatttcttgttgctcttgtttgcttggttggctttctttttcttctcacttcttactctcaagtgctttgtaagcgaagcaagagacaccaattgtgttgtggtccttgcgaggtctaagtgacccgttagattaaggaagaagcctcactcggtctaagtgaccatttgagagatggaaagggttgaaagagacctggtctttgtgaccacctcaacggggactaggttctttagaaccgaacctcggtaaaacaaatcaccgtgtcatcaactttatttcttggttgatttgttttcccctctcttccgGACTTGATATTCGTTCTAACGCTAGCCCcggcttgtagcgtgtgtttaaagttgtaaatttcagattcgccctattcacccctctctaggcaactttcagcagGCAGGGAGGTGGTGACGATCGCGCGCTAGGGAACATTGGCCAAGGGTGCCAGGTGTGACAAGCCATGACCAGGGTGTGTGTGGGCCACATGCGACCAGCAGGGGGAGGGAGCGGGCCGCGCACCAGCGAGGAAGGGAGGGGGCACCGACAGGGAGGCTACGCGCCGGGGGGCAGAGCAGGGGTCGCGCGCGCGACGGGGAGAGCACGGTCGCGCGCTTGCAGGGGGAGCAAGGTCGCGCGCCGGCGGGGAGTCAAGGGGTGGCCGAGCAGCGGTAAGCACGACAACGGCTTAGGGTGGGAGGAAGGGAAGAAGAGAGAGAAAAATGGTTCTAGTACAAGTTGGAgggtgaaaccctaaccctaatcaggGTTGAGAGTGTATATATATAGCTGAGTGTGGTGGACCAAGGACTATTACAATAGAAGTATATACAGAAACGAAAACAACACTCTAACAGAGAAAGTGCCATATAGTTGAAGAGAGTAATTTATATTAAAAAGACAAAACGACCATCAGACATTGAAGCTTACATATGAATAGGAGCAGTAAGGAAGACCATCTCCAGCATACTGCATTCCTCAATTTCAATCCCAATTCCCCTATGCGAAAAAAAACTACCACCCATGAAACAAAAATCTATAATAGGTATAATTTGCACTATCTCTTCCAACCGGTGAGCATAATATTTGCCAATTACAGCCCATGCACCTTGCTagaacaaaaaaagaaaaagagtacgTAGCAGAGTATCCAAATCTTCAAGATTATTTTAACTCAAGATTTCACAAAGCAAAATTCTGATACAGCAAACAACGCATTGGTTTGGACATTTGGACtgacaaaaatcaccaaacaTCCTCTCAAGTTTTGTTCTCTCCTTAGCtgcagagagaaagagagagatccATGGCCCCAAACACTAATCCTCACTACTCATCGATTATTAAGATACGGCAAGATATGATCTCGCATATCTCCAAGAACACCAAAACTGCGAGCAGTTTGGATCACAAGCTAACCATAATTTCTTGTTTCACCTTTCCTACTAGATCATGCAGGACAAAACATATTATACCACCTTTGCCGGATTCAGTCAAGAAAGCCAGTCTGCCGCAGCACGGCGTCACGCACGCGGTGGAGGTCGCGACCCTTGAGCGTGCGGCCGACGCCCTCCAACATCGAGGACGGTTTCCCTGGCTCACCGTATCCGCCGCCTGCGGAAGCGCGCGCCACCATCTCGTGCGGGGGTAGCATGGCGGCGTCCCCATGAAAGAgctcctcgtcgtcgtcgtcccctTCGCCAGGACCGGCGGCGACTTTATCCCATTTGCGCCCGCGGCTCCAGGGTGGAGGGACGGGAACTAGGACGGGAGCCGACTGGTGGTACGGCGCCGCGGCCGGCAGCTCAGGGTCCCTTGGCCTCGGTGCCACCGGTATGGCACGCGACGCGGACGTAGGGGACACTGAAGGCGTCACTGAGGAAGCCGAGGccgcggctgcggctgcggcgatGGTCGCCTTGcggcggagcagcgtcccggaggTTCCagccgtggccgtggccgtggaCGCGGCCACAGCAGCAGCTCCGCCACGCCCACGTACCTTCCTGTCGCTTTCGTGGAGCGCGGcgagcaggccgaggtggccgccctggacgcGGCCCGGATTCTTGGAGGCATCGGGCGGCGGGTCCGAGGAGGAGGGTGGCGCGGGGAAGAGGAAGTCGCCTTCGACGAGCTCGTCCCCGGCGGAGGGCGAGGAAGCGGGGAGGGAGTGGGACGGAGAGGAGAATAGGCCGAGGAAACGGTCGGCGGGCGGAGAGCGGCGGGGCCGGCCGGGAGAGTCCATTGGGGGGTCGTCAGGCGAGGCCGCGAGGGCCGGCAGGGTCAGGAAGTGGGGGCAGAGTCAAAACGGCCGCGAAGCCCATGCCCATGTACGAGCTGGAGTAAAATAGAAGGCAGCGTACAC
It contains:
- the LOC100217159 gene encoding uncharacterized protein LOC100217159 — encoded protein: MDSPGRPRRSPPADRFLGLFSSPSHSLPASSPSAGDELVEGDFLFPAPPSSSDPPPDASKNPGRVQGGHLGLLAALHESDRKVRGRGGAAAVAASTATATAGTSGTLLRRKATIAAAAAAASASSVTPSVSPTSASRAIPVAPRPRDPELPAAAPYHQSAPVLVPVPPPWSRGRKWDKVAAGPGEGDDDDEELFHGDAAMLPPHEMVARASAGGGYGEPGKPSSMLEGVGRTLKGRDLHRVRDAVLRQTGFLD